Genomic DNA from Penaeus vannamei isolate JL-2024 unplaced genomic scaffold, ASM4276789v1 unanchor3345, whole genome shotgun sequence:
TCCTCAgccgaccggaggagaccaaggacctcctcagccgaccggaggagaccaaggacctcctcagcggaccggaggagaccacggacctcctcagcggaccgaaggagaccaaggacctcctcagccgaccggaggagaccacggacctcctcagcggaccggaggagaccacggacctcctcagcggaccgaaggagaccacggacctcctcagccgaccggaggagaccaaaacctcctcagcggaccggaggagaccaaggacctcctcagcggaccggaggagaccaaggaccttctcagcggaccggaggagaccaaggacctcctcagcggaccggaggagaccacggacctcctcagcggaccggaggagaccacggacctcctcagaggaccggaggagaccacggacctcctcagcggTCTGGAGGAGACCAaagacctcctcagcggaccggaggagaccaaggacctcctcagccgaccggaggagaccaaggacctcctcggcggaccggaggagaccaaggacctcctcagcggaccggaggagaccaaggacctcctcagcggaccggaggagaccacggacctcctcagcggaccggaggagaccaagacctcctcagcggaccgaaggagaccacggacctcctcagcggaccggaggagaccaaggacctcctcagcggaccggaggagaacaaggacctcctcagcggaccggaggagaccaaggacctcctcagcggaccggaggagaccacggacctcctcagcggaccggaggagaccaagacctcctcagcggaccgaaggagaccacggacctcctcagcggaccggaggagaccaaggacctcctcagcggaccggaggagaacaaggacctcctcagcggaccgaaggagaccacggacctcctcagcggaccggaggagaccacggacctcctcagcggaccgaaggagaccaaggacctcctcagcggaccgaaggagaccacggacctcctcagcggaccggaggagaccaaggacctcctcagcggaccagaggagaccacggacctcctcagccgaccggaggagaccaaggacctcctcagcggaccggaggagaccaaggacctcctcagccgaccggaggagaccaaggacctcctcagcggaccggaggagaccacggacctcctcagcggaccgaaggagaccaaggacctcctcagccgaccggaggagaccacggacctcctcagcggaccggaggagaccacggacctcctcagcggaccgaaggagaccacggacctcctcagcggaccggaggagaccacggacctcctcagcggaccgaaggagaccaaggacctcctcagcggaccggaggagaccacggacctcctcagcggaccggaggagaccaagacctcctcagcggaccggaggagaccaaggacctcctcagagGACCGCAGGAGActaaggacctcctcagcggacggAAGGAGACCAaagacctcctcagcggaccggaggagaccaaggacctcctcagcggaccggaggagaccaaggatcTTCTCACcagaccggaggagaccaaggacctcctcagcggaccggaggagaccaaggacctcctcagcggaccggaggagaccaaggacctcctcagccgaccggaggagaccaaggacctcctcagcggaccggaggagaccaaggacctcctcggcggaccggaggagaccaaggacctcctcagcggaccggaggagaccacggacctcctcagcggaccggaggagaccaaggacctcctcagcggaccggaggagacgaaggacctcctcagcggaccggaggagaccaaggacctcctcagcggaccggaggagaccaaggacctcctcagcggaccggaggagaccaagacctcctcagcggaccggaggagaccaaggacctcctcagagGACCGCAGGAGActaaggacctcctcagcggacggAAGGAGACCAaagacctcctcagcggaccggaggagaccaaggacctcctcagcggaccggaggagaccaaggatcttctcagcggaccggaggagaccacggacctcctcagcggaccggaggagaccaaggacctcctcagccgaccggaggagaccaaggacctcctcagcggaccgaaggagaccaaggacctcctcagccgaccggaggagaccacggacctccacagcggaccggaggagaccacggacctcctcagcggaccgaaggagaccacggacctcctcagcggaccggaggagaccaaaacctcctcagcggaccggaggagaccacggacctcctcagcggaccggaggagaccaaggacctcctcagcggaccggaggagaccacggaactcctcagcggaccggaggagaccacggacctcctcagcggaccggaggagaccaaggacctcctcagccgaccggaggagaccacggacctcctcagaggaccggaggagaccacggacctcctcagcggaccggaggagaccaaggacctcctcagcggaccggaggagaccaaggacctcctcagcggaccggaggagatcAAGGACCTCCTcggcggaccggaggagaccaaggacctcctcagcggaccggaggagaccaaggacctcctcagagGACCGCAGGAGActaaggacctcctcagcggacggAAGGAGACCAaagacctcctcagcggaccggaggagaccaaggacctcctcagcggaccggaggagaccaaggatcttctcagcggaccggaggagaccaaggacctcctcagcggaccggaggagaccaaggacctcctcagccgaccggaggagaccaaggacctcctcagccgaCCGGAGGaaaccaaggacctcctcagcggacgtgaggagaccaaggacctcctcagcggaccggaggagaccaaggacctcctcagcggaccggaggagaccacggacctcctcagcggaccggaggagaccaaggacctcctcagcggactggaggagaccaaggacctcctcagcggaccggaggagaccacggacctcctcagcggaccggaggagaccaaggacctcctcagcggaccggaggagaccaaggacctcctcagcggaccggaggagaccaaggacctcctcagcggaccggaggagaccacggacctcctcagcggaccggaggagaccaaggacctcctcagcggaccggaggagaccaaggacctcctcagcggaccggaggagacctaGGACCttctcagcggaccggaggagaccaaggacctcctcagcggaccggaggagaccaaggacctcctcagccgaccggaggagaccaaggacctcctcagcggaccggaggagaccaaggacctcctcagcggaccggaggagaccaaggacctcctcagcggaccggaggagaccaaggacctcctcagccgaccggaggagaccaaggacctcctcagcggaccggaggagaccaaggaccttcttctcagcggaccggaggagagcaaggacctcctcagcggaccggagaagaccacggacctcctcagcggaccggaggagaccacggaccttctcagcggaccggaggagaccaaggacctcctcagcggatcggaggagaccacggacctcctcagcggaccggaggagaccaaggacctcctcagcggaacggaggagaccaaggacctcctcagcggatcGGAAGaaaccaaggacctcctcagcggaccggaggagaccaaggacctcctcagtggaccggaggagaccaaggaccttcTGAAGGACCTCCTCAACGGACCGGAGGAGTGTGCAGGGCGcccgcaaggagagagagaaaggtctttTTGTACCTCACGTTAACTTCATCCAATTTTCTCGGGCGTCGTATCCACCCGCGCATTAGGCATGAACTACGACGGTTCTCTCGCCTTTACgatctctttcgctcactctcaggccctctcgttctcgttctctccctgttgttcttttttttattttcttctctctttacccgtctgtctgtctgtctctcactctgtctgtctgtctgtcttcctctctatctttctctctctctccctctctccctctctctctccctctctctctctctctctcactctctctctcactctctcactctctctctcactctctctctctctctctctctctctctctctctctctctctctctctctctctctctctctctctctctctcttcttctctctttctctctctctctctctctctctctctctctctctctctatctatctatatatatatatatatatatatatatatatatatatatatatatatacatatatatatatagatacataaatagatagatatgtagacagatagattatatatatatatatatatatatatatatatatatatatatatatgtataaacacacacacacacacacacacataaacatatatatatatatatatatatatatatatatatatatatatatatatatatatatatatatatatatatatgtgtgtgtgtgtgtgtgtgtgtgtgtgtgtgtgtgtgtgtgtgtgtgtgtgtgtgtgtgtgtgtgttgtgtgtgtgtgcatatatatacatgtacatacatatatatatatatatatatatatatatatatatatatatatatatatatatatatattatatatatataaatatatatatatatatatatatatatatatatatatatatatatacatatatgtgtaaatatatctatatatatgtatatataaatatatacatatatatgcatatgtatttgcatatatgtatatatatacatatatatatatatatatatatatatatatatatatatatatatatatatatatatatatatatatatatatatacacacacacacacacatatatgcatatacatatatatatacacacatatagatatatgtatatatatatacatatatatatatatatatatatatatatatatatatatatatatatatatatatacatacatatatatagatagatatatatgtatatatgtatatatatatatttatatatatatgtatatatatatgtatatatgtatacatatatatatatatatatatatatatatatatatatatatatatatatatatatatgtatatatattcatatatatataatcatacacatatgtatatatgtttatgtgtgtgtgtgtgtgtgtgtgtgtgagtgcttgtgtatcatatatataatcatatatacaactatataactgtgtgtgtatatgtgtgggtgtgtgggtgtatgtctatgtgtgtgtatgtgtgtttgtgtatgtttttatgtgtacgtgcatttgtgtgtgtgcgtgtgtgtttgtatgtgtgtgtgtgtatgtttttgtgtgtttataaatacatttatatatatatgaatacacacacacacacacacacacacacacacacacacacatatacatatatatatgtatatatacatatatatatatatatatatatatatatatatatatatatatgtatatatatatatatacatatacatatatatatatatatatatatatatatatatatatatatatatatatatatatatatacatatatatatatatatatatatatatatatatatatatatatatatatttatatatatatatatatctatatatacatatatatatatattatatatatatatatatatatatatatatatatacatagagagagagagagagagagagagagagagagagagagagagacagagagagagaacgagagagagagagagtacaaactaatgtacaaactaaatttattaaagtaagtgatagatacagacatatataaatatatatgtgtatatgtatgtatatatatatatatatatatatatatatatatatatatatatatatatatatgtatgtatatatatatatatatatatatatatatatatatatatatatatatacatatttatatgtatatatatatatatatatatatatatatatatatatatatttatatgtatgtatgtatgtatatatacatacacatatatacatatacatatgtatgtatgtatctatcacttcaataaatttagtttgtacattatgttcttttttctgtcacatatattcatatatatgtatatatttatatacatatatatatatatatatatatatatatatatatatatatatatatatatatatatatatatatatacatatatatatttacagatatatcgatgtttatatatatgtatataaatatgtgtgcatgcatatatatatatatatatatatatatatatatatatatatatatatatatatatatatatatatatatatatatatattatatatatatatatatatatatatatatatatatatacatatatatatatatatatatatatatatatatatatatatatatatatatatatatatatatatatatatatagatagatagatagatagatagatagatagacagatagatagatacagatatagatagatagatatatgcatatttaccaaAGTAGGAAAACCATCTGCAGTAATAATacatatagcaatgatgattataattaaagCGATATCCCCTTCTAATAAAAGCTATCCCAATATGCATTTTCCGCCATCCTTCCACTACGAATACCAGAAGGATAccaaataatataacaataaataaagaaaaaaactaaaataagaatattaatatagCGATTCTTTGCCCATCGCCTCAAAGCAAATCAAAATGGCGGACCCGAGCATCGAATGAGCGAGGGTATTAACGcccggagaaaaaaaatatatacaacccTGATCTGTCTCATTATTATTGCCCAGATGAATTCAGCGGCAGCGCGGCGGTGCAGGGAGATATACAGTATCATATCTTATTAGAACATTAAGATATAAACTCGCTTATTTTATTGCCAGAGTTGGGCTTGCGAGTATGATCTGCCTGAGGCCTGGG
This window encodes:
- the LOC138861241 gene encoding eukaryotic translation initiation factor 3 subunit A-like, with the protein product VLQKVLGLLRSTEEVLGLLRSAEEVLGFFRSAEEVLGLLRSAEEVLGLLRSAEEILGLLRSAEEVLGLLRSAEEVFGLLPSAEEVLSLLRSSEEVLGLLRSAEEVLGLLRSAEEVLDLLRSAEEVLGLLRSAEEILGLLRSAEEVLGLLRSAEEVFGLLPSAEEVLSLLRSSEEVLGLLRSAEEVLVLGLLRSAEEVLGLLRSGEKILGLLRSAEEVLGLLRSAEEVFGLLPSAEEVLSLLRSSEEVLGLLRSAEEVLVLGLLRSAEEVLGLLRSAEEVFGLLQTAEEVRGLLRSSEEVRGLLRSAEE